The nucleotide sequence CATCCGCCCGGCGGATCGACAAGATCCGCGCCGCAATGGATGCGGTCGTGGCATCGTACGCTAGGGAACATGACGAACCCGATGCTCCGCAGACTGGGTCACTCCGGTCTTGCGGTCTCCGCGACCGGTCTGGGCTGCAACAATCTCGGCCGCACCGGCACCGTCACCGCTGATCTCGCTGCCTGCCGCACCCTCGTCGACACCGCCCTGGATGCCGGGATCACCTTGTTCGACGTCGCCGACATCTATGGTGCAGAGCCAGGAGTCAGCGAGACCATCCTCGGGATCGCACTCGGCGCTCGTCGGGACGAAGTGGTGCTGGCCACCAAGTTCGGCATGGATGCCAAGGGCGCCAACGGCCGCGACGACGGAGCCAGGGGCTCCCGCCGGTACATCGTGCAGTCGGTGGAGGCCTCGCTCCGACGGCTCAAGACCGACTGGATCGATCTCTACCAGCTCCACCAGCCGGACCCGGCCACCCCGTTGGCCGAGACACTGTCGGCTCTGGATGATCTCGTCGATGCCGGAAAGGTCCGTTATATCGGCCATTCCAATTTCGCCGCCTGGCAGCTGGCCGACGCAGCCTGGCTGTCCCGTGAATCGGGGGCGGTGCCATTCATCTCGGCCCAGAACGAATACTCGTTGGTGCGCCGCGAGATCGAGGCCGAGCTGATTCCGGCCGCGACCCATTTCGGTGTCGGCATCCTGCCGTTCTTTCCGTTGGCGAACGGTCTCTTGACCGGCAAGTTCCGTCGCGGCAAGGACGCTCCGGCCGGTACCCGGTTGGCCGACCTCAAACCGGCCCTGCTCGAGTCGGCGCCGTGGGAGGCGGTCGAACTGCTCGCCCGGTTCGCGGCCGACCGGGATCTGGGCATGGTCGACGTGGCCTTCGGTTGGCTGCTGGCCCAACCGCAGGTGGCGTCCGTCATCGCCGGCGCGACCACCCCGGCCCAGGTCGTCGCGAATGCTGCGGCGTCCGGTCGCTGGGTACCGGGGCAGGACGAACTCGACGCCATCGACCTCATCTTCGCGCCGCCCGTGGGATTGGGATATCGCTGACCAAATGCTCACGGCGAGCTGCAAAACGTTCACCAAGCGTCACTCTGGGCTACCGCCCGGCCTTGTCGTCCCGTAACCTCGACCGGGTCCCGGCGTGTCGTCACCGCGCCTGGGGACTCATCCGTGCTAAGGGGACATCGAATTGGCTCGTCATCGCAGCGCACGTCGAGGCGGTCCGGTGCATCGCGCGCTGGTCGCCCTGACGGTCGTCATCACCACCACCGTCGCCGCTGTCGGCACCGTCACGGCAGCGCCGGCGGGCCAGATGGGCGAGGTGGGCCAGGCGGGCCGAACCGCCACCGCCGTGGTCGCGGTGGCACGGTCCTCCTCGCTGGCCGTCGGCCAGGCGATGCGGCCCGGAACGATCATCGCGTCGCCGAACGGGTTCGTGATGCTGCGGATGCAGGGTGACGGCAACCTCGTGATGGGGGCCGGCAGCCATGTCCTGTTCGACTCCGGCACCCGCGGCGCCGGCAACTACGCCCAGGTCGACGCAATCGGCGACTTCGTGATCTCCAACGCCGCGCACCAACGGATCTGGGCCACCTACACACGCGGGAACACCAACGTGCTGCGCGTCGGTGACGACGGCAACCTGGTCCTGGCCGGGCGGACCGGCCGGGTCGCCTGGAGCAGCCACACCCACGCCGGCGAACTGGATCAGGGTGGCATGCTGCGCCCCGGTCAATTCCTCAGCGGCCCGCGCGGCGGCCGCCTCACCCAGCAGGGCGACGGAAACCTGGTGCTCCGTCGCGCCGACGGCAGGATCATGTGGAACGCGCAGACCGGTCGGCACCCCGGCGCCCACACGGTGCTGCAGAGCGACGGCAACCTGGTGACCTACTCCACCTCGGGACGGCCGCTCTGGTACTCCGGGATGGCCGGCCCCCGGGCCAGTGCCACCCTGGGTGCGGACGGCGTGCTGTCGGTGCGACGCGCCAACGGCGGCGTCGCCTGGTCCTCCGCAGCGCCGGCGACGATCAGACCCGTCAACCCCGCTCCGGTCACGGCTACCGGCTATGCCTCGGCGATCCTCAGGATGTGGGGCGGCAAGGTGACCGGCCTGCCGGGTGCGTACAGCGACCTCCTGGCCACCAGCCGCGGCCTGACGATCACGAACAGCGACTCGTGCGGGCAGACCGTCCGAGTCGACATCAGGATCGTCGCGTTCCTCTACGACGTGACCTCGAAGTACCGGATCAAGATCAACAACATCATCACCGGGCACGGGTGCGACTCTGCGCGTCACCCGAGGGGCATGGCCACCGACATCGGCGGCGCGTGGAACATCTCGACCGGGGCGGCGACCAGCTTCGGCGGGTACTGGGGACCGAACAACACGTCGATGGACGCCCAGTTCGCGACCTACGCCTCGTCGATCCTGCCGGTCGGCTCCGGTCTCGGCCAGCGGTACTGCGCGGGCACGTCATCGGCGAACGTCAGGGCCGGAATCGCGTGGTTCGCGGACAACTGCAACCACCAGCACGTGCAGGTCTGAACCGCCCGATCAGGGCAGCAGCGCGGGGAACGGAGCCCTGCTCAGCGGTGTGACCTTGCCGGAGGTCTGCAGCACACCCATCCAGGCCGAGGCCTGCTGCAGGCTCAGGTTGCTCGGCTTGCGTGAGATGACGCTCTCCCAGCGCGAGAAGATCACTTTGGCCAACGGGACGGCCGGATCGATCGGCGTCGTCCAGGTCACCGAGTTCGGGAAGAAAGCCACCACGACCACCGGCCCCTTGCCCGTCCAGTTCGCCGCGATCTGCGCCATCGACGCCTCGGTGGCGTTCTGGATCGACACCACCTTGTCCGAGCACAGTTCCTGCAGGGCCGGCAACATCGAGCCGGTGATCGGGTAGGCACCGGCCTGCACGATCAGCCCGTCGCCGGCCAAGGTGCAGATCTGGTTGACGAAGTCGTACTCGCCCAGACCCTCCCGCGATTCGAACATCTTGCCGCCCCAGTTCCAGGCCGGCTGGACCATCAGCACGGTCACCACGAGCACGCCGACCGCCCGGAAGGGGACTTTGGGGAGCCGCATGACGACGGTGCGCAGTGCGAAGACGGCAGCGATCGCAGTCGCGGGGATGACGACCGGCAGCAGACGACGCAGGGCCCAGATCTGGTCCGGGGTGATGGCGATCTTGTTCAGGTAGACGAGGCCGACCAGCACCGGCACCACCCAGACCACCAGCAGTTGCGGGTCGCGGCGACGGCAGAACCGGACGCCCATCATGATGGCGCCGACCAGGGCGGCGCCGATGACGATCCAGCCCAGGTACCAGGCCATCCAGCTGATCGTCATCTCGTCGTAGCTACGGGTCCCGTCGATCGACAGGCCCTCGGACTTCTGACGGGCGGCCACCGCGCCGACGTAGTCGCCGCCGTCACGATTCTTGACGAAGTGATCGACGAGCCAGAGCGGCCGGCTCACCATCGCGACGGCGGCGACCGCGACCACCACGCCGACGATGATCGCCAGCTGGCGTCGATGGGTGGACATCCCCCTCACGCCGGGAAGGGAAAGGCCGCGGAGCAGACTGAGGCCCATCCCGAGAACGAGGATCACGGGCATGGCGGCCAACACCGGGTACAGCTCACCGGAGAGCCCCGCGAGGTACTTGGGACTGTGCACGTAGAGGTCGAACCACCCGAGAGTGGCGGCCGGCAACGCCCCCCAGATGAAGGTCAGCATGGCCATCCGGCCCTCGTGCCGCCGGATCTTCTGCACCGGGGCGACAGCCAGGAGGGCGACGGCCGCCAGCCCGGCGACCATGGTGAGGCCGCCGTCGATCCGGGCGATCATGGTCGCACCGGCGAACGCCCCGGAGAGCGCGAACAGCCGGGTGCTGCGCTTCCCGACCGCCACCCACAGCGCGACGAGCATGCCGCAGACGAAGATCAACGCCGTCGGCTCCGTGTAGGGCATGCGCGAGAAGGCCGCGAGCGGCATGGTGACCGCCAGCAGGAGCATCGGGGCCAGGCCCCACAGCGGCCCGAGGATGCGGCGTGACAACGCATAGACCGACAGCAGTGCCAGCGCGCCGATGGCGACGTTTCCG is from Nakamurella sp. PAMC28650 and encodes:
- a CDS encoding aldo/keto reductase, with translation MTNPMLRRLGHSGLAVSATGLGCNNLGRTGTVTADLAACRTLVDTALDAGITLFDVADIYGAEPGVSETILGIALGARRDEVVLATKFGMDAKGANGRDDGARGSRRYIVQSVEASLRRLKTDWIDLYQLHQPDPATPLAETLSALDDLVDAGKVRYIGHSNFAAWQLADAAWLSRESGAVPFISAQNEYSLVRREIEAELIPAATHFGVGILPFFPLANGLLTGKFRRGKDAPAGTRLADLKPALLESAPWEAVELLARFAADRDLGMVDVAFGWLLAQPQVASVIAGATTPAQVVANAAASGRWVPGQDELDAIDLIFAPPVGLGYR
- a CDS encoding glycosyltransferase family 39 protein, with the translated sequence MATAVATSEEAAPPADPGSRTGRLLASLLVTLPDRLMTWFLTVSVVVSLALLVGQFRPVLVFPVAVVAVILTSRFISRSPDVNRAALAGTGAALTLAVAWYLVQRGHTAEMIGLDRDPAQYTLSALYLVHHQTPDVALDPALPGLAAQVPGLLTDFLQGNSGAVNHVQGNDLLPGLLAVFGWVHGTAGVLTGNVAIGALALLSVYALSRRILGPLWGLAPMLLLAVTMPLAAFSRMPYTEPTALIFVCGMLVALWVAVGKRSTRLFALSGAFAGATMIARIDGGLTMVAGLAAVALLAVAPVQKIRRHEGRMAMLTFIWGALPAATLGWFDLYVHSPKYLAGLSGELYPVLAAMPVILVLGMGLSLLRGLSLPGVRGMSTHRRQLAIIVGVVVAVAAVAMVSRPLWLVDHFVKNRDGGDYVGAVAARQKSEGLSIDGTRSYDEMTISWMAWYLGWIVIGAALVGAIMMGVRFCRRRDPQLLVVWVVPVLVGLVYLNKIAITPDQIWALRRLLPVVIPATAIAAVFALRTVVMRLPKVPFRAVGVLVVTVLMVQPAWNWGGKMFESREGLGEYDFVNQICTLAGDGLIVQAGAYPITGSMLPALQELCSDKVVSIQNATEASMAQIAANWTGKGPVVVVAFFPNSVTWTTPIDPAVPLAKVIFSRWESVISRKPSNLSLQQASAWMGVLQTSGKVTPLSRAPFPALLP